The Erythrobacter sp. SDW2 region CGGTGCTGCTGGTCCACGGCACCGAGGATCGCCGGGTCCCGTTCGCGCAGTTCGAGAAGCTCGTTGCCGCCGCCGAGAAGGCCGGCAAGTCCATGGAAACGCTCAAGCTCGAGGACGGCCACAGCCTGGTCAAGGAAGAGAACGAGCTGAAGTTCTACGAAACCCTGCTGGCGTTCCTGCACAGGCACAACCCGGCCGATGCCCCGCCCGCAGAGGCTGACCTTTCGGCAACAGGTGGATAAATAGACCAAAGCCCACTTGCGGGCGGCGCTGGGTAGGTTAACCTTCGACTCGCCATGAAAGAACTGTTCCAGCACGCCGCCACCACCGAAGGGATCACCGTCCGCGTCGCGGTCAACTTCCTGCCGGAACAGAGCCGGCCGGCGCAGGGCAAGTGGTTCTGGGTCTATCACATCCGGATCGAGAACCACTCGCACGAGCGGGTCCAGCTGATCAGCCGCCACTGGCGCATCACCGACGGGCACGAGATGGTGAGCCACGTCGATGGCGAGGGCGTGGTGGGCGAACAGCCGGTGCTCGCCCCGGGCCGCAGCCACGATTACGTCAGCGGCTGCCCGCTGGCGACGCCGTTCGGCTCGATGGAGGGGTTCTACACCTTCCACCGCGAGGACGGCACCGCGCTGGAAGTGCGCATCCCGTTCTTCCCGCTCGCCGCGCCTGCCACTGCCGAGCGCTAACTCGCGGGGATTCTTCGCAGTTGCGGTAACCCCGACTCGCCACTAAATCCCGCCGCACGATGAAGCGGACCCACCTCCCCTTGAATGCCCTGCGCGTCTACGACGCGGCGGCGCGCCACCTCAGCTTTACCCGCGCGGCGGACGAGCTGGCGGTGACCCCGGCGGCCGTCGGCCAGCAGATCCGCGCGCTCGAGGATCACCTCGGCACCGTGCTGTTCCGCCGCACCTCCAAGGGGCTGGAACTGACCGAGGAAGGCGCGGCCGGGCTCGAGCCCTTGCGCGAAGGCTTCCTCAAATTCGAGGAATCGGTCCAGAACATGCAGGCCGGGCAGGCCAGCGACCGCTACACCATCGCCGCCCCGCGCGAATTCTACGCCCAGTGGCTCGCCCCGCGCCTCGCCGCCTATCGCGCGGCCAACCCCGGCATCCGCTACGCCCTGGTCGAGAACGAGCACGCCGACTTCACCGAAGCCAATCTCGACGTCGCCATCCGCCTGGTCGACGGCCCGGGCGAGCTGGAGGGCGTCGAACTCGCCCCCGCGCGCCGCGTGGTTATCGCCGCGCCGCATTACGAGGGCGAGGAATGGATCGACTGGCCGGGCGCCCCGCTGCCCGAAGGGGCCGAGCCGACCGTCGCCGTCAGCAACGCCGGGCAAGCGCTGAGCAGCGCGGTCGCCGGGCTGGGCAAGGCGGTGCTGCCCTGGCTGCTGGTCGAGGATAGCGTCACCGCGGGCAAGGCCAGGGTGCTGGAAGGCCCCGACGAAGGCCGCCGCGCCTACTGGCTGGTCGCCCCGCTGCCGCAATGGCGCCAGAAGAAGGTGAAGAGTCTTGTCGCTTTCCTGACGGAAAGCTGATTTTCGCACGGCCTCCGCCGTGCGATATCCTCGCTCACACGACCTGAAGGTCGCGTCGCTGCGGGCGCCCGGTCGGGCTTGCGGCTTGCTGGTCGCACGCCGATCGTTACGAAAACCCTGGCTATTTCCTTATTCGTCATCCCGGCGCAGGCCGGGATCCAGATACGGCATCGAGCATTCGCAGCGTCAGCTGGGCCCCGGCCTTTGCCGGGGCGACGCAAGATTGAGGGCAGGCACACCTTCTCCCCGTCTCCCTTTCCTCTGCGCCCTCTGCGAGAAACCCCTAACCTCCAGCCCCGTAGTCATCGCTCACCGCCTCGCCCGCTTGCGCCAGCCGGTCGGCGAAGTGGCGGGAGAGGGTGCATTCGCGGGTGTCGGCCCCCTCCTCCACCGCGCCGCCGCGGACCGGGCGGACCGAGGCGAGCACCTCGGCGCGGATGCGTTCGTAGACCGGGTGGCCGGGGCGAATATGCTCGGAATAGCGTTCGGGCCGGCGGTTGCGCAGGAAGAACATCACCAGCGCCTCGTTGTGCTTCATGCCATAGGTGACGATGCCGCCGTCGCGGTCGGTCTTCCATACGGGCACGCCCTCGATCGCGCGGGCGAGCGCACCGTCCTCCAGCCGCTGCACCCCGCGCTCGAGCGCGGCATCCCACGCGGCGCAGAACCCCTCGGCCCCGGGCCGCTGGCGCAGCTTGTAGAGCGCCTCCATCGACTTGCCGATATGCCGCGCGGCCTGG contains the following coding sequences:
- the apaG gene encoding Co2+/Mg2+ efflux protein ApaG gives rise to the protein MKELFQHAATTEGITVRVAVNFLPEQSRPAQGKWFWVYHIRIENHSHERVQLISRHWRITDGHEMVSHVDGEGVVGEQPVLAPGRSHDYVSGCPLATPFGSMEGFYTFHREDGTALEVRIPFFPLAAPATAER
- a CDS encoding LysR family transcriptional regulator, whose product is MKRTHLPLNALRVYDAAARHLSFTRAADELAVTPAAVGQQIRALEDHLGTVLFRRTSKGLELTEEGAAGLEPLREGFLKFEESVQNMQAGQASDRYTIAAPREFYAQWLAPRLAAYRAANPGIRYALVENEHADFTEANLDVAIRLVDGPGELEGVELAPARRVVIAAPHYEGEEWIDWPGAPLPEGAEPTVAVSNAGQALSSAVAGLGKAVLPWLLVEDSVTAGKARVLEGPDEGRRAYWLVAPLPQWRQKKVKSLVAFLTES